The proteins below are encoded in one region of Deltaproteobacteria bacterium:
- a CDS encoding type IV pilus twitching motility protein PilT, translating to MSQVMDRVLSAARQLGASDVHLKAGLPPIFRIKGELRTVRDVPPLTREAIAAFAVHMMNERQRREFEETMDVDLAYGTPDGVRYRVNLFQQRGTVGMVLRLIPPEVPPFERLNLPDVVLKLAQEPRGLILVTGVTGSGKSTTLASMVDYINQRKAVHIVTIEDPIEYAFRDKRSVINQREVGFDTRSFAKALRAALRQDPDVILVGEMRDPETTEIAMTAAETGHLVLSTLHTVDATETITRIVSMFPTHQQLQARLTLGGILRGVISQRLVPRADGKGMVPAVEVMVYTERIREMIEDPNRTREIKDAIAHGKHPYGMQTFDQCLADLVRRKLVTYETALKHSSNPSDFALLFRGVSGGGGDEWQQEQVRRQAGGDIPHDSSKFQIERFGDK from the coding sequence ATGAGCCAAGTCATGGACCGCGTGCTGAGCGCCGCACGCCAACTCGGCGCGTCGGACGTCCACCTCAAAGCGGGCCTGCCTCCGATCTTTCGCATCAAGGGCGAGCTGCGCACCGTGCGCGACGTGCCGCCGCTCACCCGCGAAGCGATCGCCGCATTCGCGGTGCACATGATGAACGAGCGCCAGCGCCGCGAGTTCGAGGAGACGATGGACGTGGACCTCGCCTACGGCACGCCCGACGGGGTCCGCTACCGCGTGAACCTGTTTCAACAGCGCGGCACGGTCGGCATGGTGCTGCGGCTGATCCCGCCGGAGGTGCCGCCGTTCGAACGGCTCAATCTGCCGGACGTGGTGCTCAAGCTGGCGCAGGAGCCGCGCGGTCTCATCCTCGTCACCGGGGTCACCGGATCCGGCAAGTCGACGACCCTGGCGTCGATGGTCGATTACATCAACCAGCGCAAGGCGGTCCACATCGTCACGATCGAGGATCCGATCGAATACGCCTTCCGCGACAAACGCTCGGTCATCAACCAGCGCGAGGTCGGCTTCGACACCCGATCGTTCGCCAAGGCGCTGCGCGCCGCCCTGCGGCAGGACCCCGACGTCATCCTCGTGGGCGAGATGCGCGACCCCGAGACCACGGAGATCGCGATGACCGCGGCCGAGACCGGCCACCTCGTCCTGTCGACGCTGCACACGGTGGATGCGACCGAGACGATCACGCGCATCGTGTCGATGTTCCCGACGCACCAGCAGCTTCAGGCGCGGCTCACGCTCGGAGGCATCCTGCGCGGCGTCATCTCCCAGCGGCTGGTGCCCCGCGCCGACGGCAAGGGGATGGTGCCGGCGGTCGAGGTGATGGTCTACACCGAGCGCATTCGCGAAATGATCGAGGATCCGAACCGCACGCGGGAGATCAAAGACGCGATCGCGCACGGCAAGCACCCCTACGGGATGCAGACGTTCGACCAATGCCTGGCCGACCTCGTCCGCCGCAAGCTCGTCACGTACGAGACGGCGCTCAAGCATTCGAGCAACCCGAGCGACTTCGCACTGCTGTTTCGCGGCGTGTCCGGCGGCGGCGGCGACGAGTGGCAGCAAGAGCAAGTCCGCCGGCAGGCCGGCGGCGACATCCCACATGACTCCAGCAAGTTCCAGATCGAACGGTTCGGCGACAAGTAA
- a CDS encoding alanine--tRNA ligase, with protein sequence MNANDVRSAFLDYFVARGHERVRSSSLVPENDPTLLFTNAGMVQFKDVFTGREKRPYTRATSSQKCVRAGGKHNDLDAVGKTARHHTFFEMLGNFSFGDYFKAEAIEWAWDLVVRQLGLPADRLVCTVFGGDASLGVGPDDEARALWKKVTGFGDDRVPALGADENFWMMGDTGPMGPCSEIHYHQGDHLPCSAPSCLGPACDCDRWLEIWNLVFMQYERKEVGGPLGPLPAPSIDTGAGLERLTAVLQGKQSNYDTDLFQPLIARVGELAGKRYGDRDADDVSMRVIADHARATAFLVADGVFPDKTGREYVLRRIFRRAVRHGKLLGIEQPFMATMCEAVADMMGDAYPELRERLSVIVEVTAEEEKRFRATIDRGLGLLEEEFARMQAAGDTTVPGERVFQLYDTYGFPEDLTEIIAQERGFDIDRAGFERALEEARERSKFTGSGSEAVAGVYKELASELPPTQFVGYDGRGVSGRGRVLAIVVDGKRVDRAPAGTRVAFVTDRTPFYAESGGQVGDTGVAQGPDVEVRITDTRKPAGVQHVHIGEVVTGALRVGDELALQVDADRRDRIRANHSATHLLHLALKKVLGEHVAQKGSLVAPDRLRFDFSHFSPMTDEQKRAVEDWVNREIRANRDSRVDVLPIDEAKRRGAVAMFGEKYGERVRVVQIGGESLEFCGGTHVARAGDIGLFKIVSESGIAQGVRRIEAVTGAGALDYVRRLETDLAEAAARLKVSPSDLVARIDKLLAEIKNQDREIRELKAKLAAGGSRDLLADAVDIGGVRVLATATEMADPKALREVGDQLRDRIGSGVVVLAGVDSDRVSLLAMVTKDLTDRIHAGNLLKAAAEVVGGRGGGRPDMAQGGGKDPAKVPAALDRVKQLIADATAT encoded by the coding sequence ATGAACGCAAACGACGTCAGATCCGCGTTTCTCGACTACTTCGTCGCGCGCGGCCACGAGCGCGTGCGGTCGAGTTCGCTGGTGCCGGAAAACGACCCGACGCTGCTGTTCACCAACGCCGGCATGGTGCAGTTCAAGGACGTGTTCACCGGCCGGGAAAAGCGCCCCTACACGCGGGCGACCTCGTCGCAAAAGTGCGTGCGCGCCGGCGGCAAGCACAACGACCTCGACGCAGTCGGCAAGACCGCGCGCCATCACACGTTCTTCGAGATGCTGGGCAACTTCTCGTTCGGCGACTATTTCAAGGCCGAAGCGATCGAGTGGGCGTGGGATCTCGTGGTCCGCCAACTCGGACTGCCCGCCGACCGGCTCGTGTGCACCGTGTTCGGCGGCGACGCCTCGCTCGGGGTGGGACCGGACGACGAGGCCCGCGCGCTGTGGAAGAAGGTCACCGGCTTCGGCGACGACCGCGTGCCCGCCCTCGGCGCCGACGAGAACTTCTGGATGATGGGCGACACCGGCCCCATGGGGCCGTGTTCGGAGATCCACTATCACCAGGGCGACCATCTGCCGTGCTCGGCGCCCTCGTGCCTCGGCCCCGCGTGCGACTGCGACCGCTGGCTGGAGATCTGGAACCTCGTGTTCATGCAGTACGAGCGCAAGGAGGTCGGCGGGCCGCTCGGACCGCTGCCGGCGCCATCGATCGACACGGGTGCCGGACTCGAGCGACTCACGGCGGTGCTGCAGGGCAAACAGAGCAACTACGACACCGACCTGTTCCAGCCGCTGATCGCGCGGGTCGGCGAACTCGCGGGCAAGCGGTACGGCGATCGGGACGCCGACGACGTGTCGATGCGCGTCATCGCGGACCACGCGCGGGCCACCGCGTTCCTCGTCGCCGACGGCGTGTTCCCCGACAAGACCGGCCGCGAGTACGTGCTGCGCCGGATCTTCCGCCGGGCGGTGCGCCACGGCAAGCTGCTGGGAATCGAGCAGCCGTTCATGGCGACCATGTGCGAGGCCGTCGCCGACATGATGGGCGACGCCTACCCGGAGTTGCGCGAGCGGCTGAGCGTGATCGTCGAGGTCACGGCCGAGGAGGAGAAGCGGTTCCGCGCGACGATCGATCGCGGCCTCGGATTGCTCGAGGAGGAGTTCGCGCGCATGCAGGCAGCGGGCGACACCACCGTCCCCGGCGAGCGCGTGTTCCAGCTGTACGACACGTACGGATTCCCCGAGGATCTGACCGAGATCATCGCGCAGGAGCGCGGGTTCGACATCGACCGCGCCGGGTTCGAGCGCGCGCTCGAGGAGGCGCGCGAGCGCAGCAAGTTCACCGGCTCGGGCAGCGAAGCGGTCGCCGGCGTCTACAAGGAACTCGCCAGCGAGCTGCCGCCGACGCAGTTCGTCGGCTACGACGGCCGCGGCGTGTCGGGCCGCGGGCGCGTGCTCGCGATCGTCGTCGACGGCAAACGCGTCGACCGCGCGCCCGCGGGCACGCGCGTCGCGTTCGTGACCGACCGGACGCCGTTTTACGCGGAGTCGGGCGGCCAGGTCGGCGACACGGGGGTCGCGCAAGGGCCGGACGTCGAGGTGCGCATCACCGACACGCGCAAGCCCGCCGGCGTCCAGCACGTCCACATCGGCGAGGTGGTGACCGGCGCGCTGCGCGTCGGCGACGAGTTGGCGCTGCAGGTCGATGCCGACCGGCGCGATCGGATTCGCGCCAACCACTCGGCCACGCACTTGCTGCACCTGGCGCTCAAGAAGGTGCTCGGCGAGCATGTGGCCCAGAAGGGCTCTCTCGTCGCGCCCGATCGCCTCCGCTTCGACTTCTCGCACTTTTCGCCCATGACCGACGAGCAGAAGCGAGCCGTCGAGGACTGGGTCAACCGCGAGATCCGCGCCAACCGGGACTCGCGCGTCGACGTGTTGCCGATCGACGAGGCGAAACGGCGCGGTGCGGTGGCGATGTTCGGCGAAAAGTACGGCGAGCGGGTGCGCGTCGTACAGATCGGCGGCGAGTCGCTCGAGTTTTGCGGCGGCACGCACGTGGCGCGCGCGGGTGACATCGGCTTGTTCAAGATCGTGTCCGAATCCGGCATCGCGCAGGGCGTGCGGCGCATCGAAGCCGTCACCGGCGCCGGCGCCCTCGACTACGTGCGGCGACTCGAAACGGACCTGGCCGAGGCCGCCGCACGGCTGAAGGTATCGCCCAGCGACCTCGTCGCCCGCATCGACAAACTCCTGGCCGAGATCAAGAACCAGGACCGCGAGATCCGTGAGTTGAAGGCGAAACTGGCCGCCGGCGGATCGCGCGACCTGCTTGCCGACGCGGTCGACATTGGCGGCGTCCGCGTGCTCGCGACGGCCACCGAAATGGCCGATCCGAAAGCCCTGCGCGAGGTCGGCGACCAGTTGCGAGACCGGATCGGGTCCGGAGTGGTCGTGCTCGCCGGCGTCGACAGCGACCGCGTATCGCTGTTGGCGATGGTGACCAAGGACCTCACCGACCGGATCCACGCGGGCAACCTGCTCAAAGCCGCGGCCGAAGTGGTCGGCGGGCGGGGCGGCGGTCGGCCCGACATGGCCCAGGGCGGAGGCAAAGATCCCGCGAAGGTGCCTGCCGCGCTCGACCGGGTCAAACAGCTGATCGCCGACGCCACCGCGACGTAG
- a CDS encoding TIGR02266 family protein, with the protein MASREQRSGGRAPVMLRIKLRYPDVDTFVGKFATNLSRGGMFIASRKPKPVGSQVRFELQLADGSAVVTGEGVVRWVRPFDEKNPRQPHGMGIEFTRLSDDSAAAIDRVVALRRQRGMDADAIPMQQPRSTPNRSPAPAATPAPARGEASERAADRRTPAEPPARAPGDSNDPAPGARAGATEGRPAGEAAVGDARAAAAGGAAVTATLHLADTDRALAAILELDDRAVERAVVRARALADTASDDDGALAAIVRPNGGRDRRRGTSRPRAGRRDTPPDRRPGNGSAVADRATGGASRAVRRDGSDAAAGSDGEADPDGAPDAGAEAACLGGAASAQATAAPSAARGSPAQSADGDAPGATRSPCGARLAPAPAVGRAPAADAPAVVEPLAEPADPAPDATAAPNREPPLPRARSRPPAVGFDTADVTAIDPAPAGPFADGSSPGRPRAPDAAGEGEAAASPAAGDEQTVVHASFADSGPIAFDVEVTPLPPPVPAEAQADELTPRPAPVGAQQDASAASATPDDDDVLSHELEADALDADDLLAAGLDDLPSGQHIATDADGFAETTTTVREPRDDGASTAAVDAAIDSLIDSAATLDVAQDVLADASDDLAIDTDGVQADVQRDASSADGADAGADDGAEGDGAGKKKGFFKRIFGKSG; encoded by the coding sequence ATGGCATCGAGGGAACAGCGTTCGGGCGGTCGTGCGCCGGTCATGTTGCGCATCAAGCTGCGCTACCCGGACGTCGACACGTTCGTCGGCAAGTTCGCGACGAACCTGAGCCGCGGGGGGATGTTCATCGCGAGTCGCAAACCCAAGCCGGTCGGCAGTCAGGTTCGGTTCGAATTGCAACTCGCCGACGGCTCGGCCGTCGTGACGGGCGAGGGAGTCGTCCGCTGGGTGCGGCCGTTCGACGAAAAGAATCCGCGGCAGCCGCACGGCATGGGGATCGAGTTCACGCGGCTGTCGGACGACAGCGCCGCCGCGATCGACCGCGTCGTCGCGCTGCGCCGCCAGCGCGGCATGGATGCGGATGCGATCCCCATGCAACAGCCACGGTCGACGCCGAATCGGTCGCCCGCGCCCGCTGCGACGCCGGCGCCCGCTCGCGGCGAAGCATCCGAGCGCGCGGCAGACCGCCGCACGCCGGCCGAGCCGCCAGCGCGCGCCCCCGGCGACTCGAACGATCCCGCACCCGGTGCGCGCGCGGGCGCGACGGAGGGGCGGCCGGCAGGCGAGGCAGCAGTCGGAGACGCCCGCGCTGCCGCGGCCGGCGGCGCGGCGGTGACGGCGACGCTGCATCTCGCCGATACGGACCGAGCACTCGCGGCGATCCTCGAGCTGGACGACCGCGCGGTCGAGCGCGCCGTCGTGCGCGCCCGCGCGCTGGCCGACACGGCGTCGGATGACGACGGCGCCTTGGCCGCCATCGTGCGACCGAACGGAGGCCGCGACCGACGCCGCGGGACGTCGCGACCGCGCGCGGGGAGGCGCGATACGCCGCCCGACCGCCGCCCGGGCAACGGCTCGGCCGTTGCCGACCGCGCGACGGGCGGTGCCAGCCGCGCCGTGCGCCGCGACGGCAGCGATGCCGCCGCGGGATCGGACGGCGAGGCGGACCCCGACGGTGCGCCAGACGCCGGCGCCGAGGCGGCGTGTCTCGGCGGCGCCGCGTCCGCGCAGGCGACCGCCGCGCCATCCGCGGCGAGGGGCTCGCCTGCGCAGTCGGCGGACGGCGACGCGCCCGGCGCGACGCGCTCGCCGTGCGGGGCGCGCCTTGCACCGGCGCCCGCCGTCGGACGCGCTCCTGCCGCGGATGCGCCCGCGGTCGTCGAGCCGCTTGCCGAACCGGCCGACCCCGCGCCGGACGCGACAGCGGCACCGAACCGCGAGCCGCCGTTGCCGCGCGCGCGAAGTCGACCACCAGCCGTCGGGTTCGACACGGCCGATGTGACCGCGATCGATCCGGCCCCGGCGGGGCCGTTTGCCGATGGGAGTTCGCCGGGACGCCCTCGCGCTCCCGACGCCGCCGGCGAAGGCGAAGCCGCCGCGAGTCCAGCCGCCGGAGACGAACAGACCGTTGTTCATGCATCGTTCGCCGACTCCGGCCCGATCGCGTTCGATGTCGAGGTCACACCGCTTCCGCCTCCCGTGCCTGCCGAGGCGCAGGCGGACGAACTCACTCCGCGACCGGCGCCGGTCGGCGCGCAGCAGGATGCGTCCGCAGCGTCGGCGACACCGGACGACGATGATGTCTTGTCGCACGAGCTCGAAGCCGACGCGCTCGACGCGGACGACCTGCTCGCCGCGGGTCTCGACGACCTCCCGAGCGGTCAACACATCGCGACCGACGCCGACGGATTTGCCGAGACGACGACCACCGTGCGCGAACCGCGCGACGACGGCGCGTCGACCGCCGCGGTCGACGCCGCGATCGACTCGCTGATCGACAGCGCCGCCACCCTCGACGTCGCGCAGGACGTCCTGGCCGACGCCTCCGACGATCTCGCGATCGACACGGACGGCGTGCAAGCCGACGTCCAGCGGGATGCCAGCTCCGCGGACGGCGCGGACGCGGGCGCCGACGACGGCGCGGAGGGCGACGGTGCGGGCAAGAAAAAGGGGTTCTTCAAGCGAATCTTCGGCAAGAGCGGATGA
- a CDS encoding glutamate--cysteine ligase, whose protein sequence is MSLDVTHESRPIADPSELTDVFRSACKPPDQWRAGTESEALGVYATGPAVGAAPPYEGPRGIGALLARLATSGWGPIREGEHIIALARDGAHISLEPGGQIELAARPVSSVAVHAEDVRDYEQALAAASRELDIAWLGMGFRPFGTLDDVPWMPKGRYAIMRDYLPTRGRLAHEMMKRTATVQVSLDFSDVDDARAKLRCAFGITPLLTAMYASSPIVDGQVTDYQSYRARVWLETDPDRCGLLPFVFDDVDVFEAYTQWALDVPMFFVLRDRYLPARGMTFRRFLRDGFEGERATIGDWELHLSTLFPDVRIKRFIEVRGCDAGPRDMILALAPLLCGVLYDADARSEATALTASLTIDERLALAAAVPRAGFSAPVGRTGRKVLDLARELVAIADAGLARIEPGDRGYLEPLREIVATGRTRADAIVDVWRRAGGEPTAVIRSCRRFA, encoded by the coding sequence ATGTCGCTCGACGTAACGCACGAATCGCGGCCGATCGCCGACCCAAGCGAATTGACCGACGTGTTTCGCTCGGCGTGTAAGCCCCCGGACCAGTGGCGCGCCGGGACGGAGAGCGAGGCGCTCGGCGTGTACGCGACGGGCCCGGCGGTCGGCGCCGCGCCGCCCTACGAGGGGCCGCGCGGCATCGGCGCACTGCTGGCGCGCCTGGCGACGTCGGGGTGGGGGCCGATTCGCGAGGGGGAACACATCATCGCGCTCGCGCGGGACGGCGCACACATTTCGCTCGAGCCCGGCGGCCAGATCGAACTGGCGGCGCGTCCGGTGTCGTCCGTCGCCGTGCATGCCGAGGACGTGCGCGACTACGAGCAGGCGCTCGCCGCCGCGTCGCGTGAACTCGACATCGCGTGGCTCGGTATGGGCTTTCGTCCGTTCGGCACCCTCGACGACGTGCCGTGGATGCCGAAGGGGCGCTACGCGATCATGCGGGACTACCTGCCGACCCGTGGCCGGCTCGCCCACGAGATGATGAAGCGCACGGCGACGGTTCAGGTGAGCCTCGATTTCTCCGACGTCGACGACGCGCGCGCCAAGCTGCGCTGCGCGTTTGGAATCACGCCGCTATTGACGGCGATGTACGCGAGTTCGCCAATCGTCGACGGGCAGGTGACCGACTACCAGAGCTACCGCGCGCGGGTGTGGCTCGAGACCGATCCGGACCGCTGCGGGTTGCTGCCGTTCGTGTTCGACGACGTCGATGTGTTCGAGGCGTACACGCAGTGGGCGCTCGACGTACCGATGTTCTTCGTGCTGCGCGACCGCTATCTGCCCGCCCGCGGGATGACGTTTCGCCGGTTCCTCCGCGACGGGTTCGAGGGGGAGCGCGCGACGATCGGGGATTGGGAACTGCACCTGTCGACCCTGTTTCCCGACGTGCGGATCAAACGCTTCATCGAGGTGCGCGGCTGCGACGCCGGTCCGCGCGACATGATTTTGGCGTTGGCTCCGCTTCTGTGCGGCGTGCTGTACGACGCCGACGCGCGGTCGGAGGCCACCGCACTCACCGCGTCGCTCACCATCGACGAGCGGCTCGCGCTCGCCGCGGCAGTACCCCGCGCCGGGTTCTCGGCTCCGGTCGGTCGCACCGGCCGGAAGGTGCTCGATCTGGCGCGCGAACTCGTGGCCATCGCCGACGCCGGGCTGGCGCGCATTGAGCCCGGCGACCGTGGGTATCTCGAGCCGCTGCGGGAGATCGTCGCAACCGGGCGGACGCGCGCCGACGCGATCGTCGACGTGTGGCGCCGCGCGGGTGGCGAGCCGACCGCCGTCATCCGCTCTTGCCGAAGATTCGCTTGA
- a CDS encoding polymer-forming cytoskeletal protein, producing MCATGRPGKTTPDCVRFAGVNPMVIPAGGRIQGRVDAPGDVAIAGRVDGEVYAEGTVTVSAGATCRATVRARQIRIYGELIGNATGAERIDVGDGARVVGDLRAPAIEIHAGAVVDGRADRPPETAEVGPRRIPRMPRPRGPVRVRIASACPPPPKPSSKPQP from the coding sequence ATGTGCGCAACGGGCCGTCCGGGTAAGACGACCCCCGACTGTGTTAGGTTTGCCGGCGTGAACCCGATGGTGATCCCGGCTGGCGGGCGCATTCAGGGGCGAGTGGACGCGCCCGGCGACGTCGCGATCGCCGGCCGCGTCGACGGCGAGGTGTACGCCGAGGGAACCGTCACCGTGTCGGCGGGCGCAACGTGCCGCGCGACGGTGCGCGCGCGCCAGATTCGAATCTACGGCGAGTTGATCGGAAATGCGACGGGCGCCGAACGCATCGACGTCGGCGACGGCGCTCGCGTCGTCGGCGACTTGCGCGCCCCGGCAATCGAGATCCATGCCGGAGCGGTCGTGGACGGACGCGCGGATCGGCCGCCGGAGACGGCGGAAGTCGGGCCGCGGCGGATCCCGCGCATGCCGCGTCCGCGCGGGCCGGTCCGCGTCAGGATCGCGTCCGCGTGTCCACCTCCGCCGAAGCCTTCCTCCAAGCCGCAACCATGA